Proteins encoded by one window of Chondromyces crocatus:
- a CDS encoding serine/threonine protein kinase, translating into MEPENPKGPELRFGKYSLIATLGQGGMADVFLAVTQGPAGFSKLQVIKRLRRADIGDENDIITMFLDEARLAARLNHPNVVQTNEVGDVEGEYFIAMEYLDGQPLNRILQRMRINGRVAGARGEAILLKVIADTLAGLHYAHELSDYDGTPLHVVHRDISPHNIFVTYEGHTKVVDFGIAKAATRSSQTTTGVLKGKLSYMAPEQARAKSVDRRADIFVIGIVLWEILAGVKMWKGLGDMEIVNKIFNQELPRLTDYRPDLDPELVQIMDRALAYDQTQRYTTAAELRADILGYLDRSGQRVSSEETGELVASLFSDRRSRLQAVIDSQLKRLRSGSASLLDMNSMLPPPSTRSSSSSGSQPLPNLAYPTAEGSGVTQQVPQAPPPPSPPVRRILFPALAGAVSAGVVALLVLRGQGPEQAPPPPPAAATTELAAQLSGSAQPSADALALPKTIELRISAAPASAKLFLDDVALGANPFTGRFPADGARHLVRVEAQGYATQKEFAQFGDDVTMEFDLEKKSAATVSYRPRRASTQPADELPYEPTSAATADDSAKAATTAKPKRSLSGSDPWSGSSAPAATTPTDAATNKPKRTLSSDPWAK; encoded by the coding sequence AAATCCAAAAGGCCCGGAGCTACGCTTCGGAAAATATTCACTCATTGCCACCCTGGGGCAGGGGGGCATGGCGGACGTCTTTCTGGCGGTCACCCAGGGGCCCGCGGGCTTCAGCAAGCTTCAGGTGATCAAGCGTCTGCGCCGCGCGGACATCGGAGATGAAAACGACATCATCACGATGTTCCTCGACGAGGCGCGGCTCGCAGCGCGGCTCAACCACCCGAACGTCGTGCAGACCAACGAGGTAGGGGACGTCGAGGGAGAGTACTTCATCGCGATGGAGTACCTCGACGGGCAGCCGCTGAACCGCATCCTCCAGCGCATGCGGATCAACGGGCGCGTCGCTGGGGCGCGCGGTGAAGCCATTCTGCTCAAGGTCATCGCCGACACGCTCGCCGGTCTTCATTACGCGCACGAACTCTCCGACTACGACGGCACGCCCCTTCATGTCGTCCACCGCGACATCAGCCCTCACAACATCTTCGTCACTTACGAGGGGCATACCAAGGTCGTCGATTTCGGCATCGCCAAGGCGGCGACCCGGTCTAGCCAGACCACTACCGGCGTGCTCAAGGGCAAACTCTCATACATGGCGCCCGAGCAGGCCCGCGCCAAGTCCGTCGATCGGCGCGCGGACATCTTCGTCATCGGGATCGTCCTGTGGGAGATCCTTGCTGGTGTGAAGATGTGGAAGGGCCTGGGCGACATGGAGATCGTCAACAAGATCTTCAACCAGGAGCTTCCACGGCTGACGGACTACCGCCCTGATCTCGACCCCGAGCTGGTGCAGATCATGGACCGGGCGCTCGCCTACGATCAGACGCAGCGTTACACCACCGCGGCGGAGTTGCGCGCCGACATCCTCGGCTACCTCGACAGGTCAGGGCAGCGCGTCTCTTCCGAGGAGACTGGAGAGCTCGTGGCGAGCCTCTTCTCCGATCGTCGTTCGCGTCTCCAGGCGGTCATCGACAGTCAGCTCAAGCGCCTGCGTTCCGGCAGCGCCTCGCTGCTGGACATGAACAGCATGCTCCCGCCGCCCTCTACGAGGTCCTCTTCGTCCAGCGGATCTCAACCGCTCCCGAACCTCGCTTACCCGACCGCGGAGGGCTCGGGCGTCACGCAGCAGGTACCTCAAGCGCCACCGCCCCCCTCTCCTCCGGTCCGCAGGATCCTTTTTCCTGCCCTCGCTGGCGCTGTTTCCGCCGGCGTCGTTGCACTGCTGGTGTTGCGTGGACAGGGGCCAGAGCAGGCGCCCCCGCCGCCGCCCGCGGCGGCAACCACCGAACTCGCCGCTCAGCTCTCCGGGTCAGCACAGCCCTCGGCTGATGCGCTGGCGCTCCCGAAGACCATCGAACTGCGCATCTCTGCGGCTCCTGCTTCCGCCAAGTTGTTCCTCGACGATGTCGCTCTCGGAGCAAACCCGTTCACGGGTCGCTTTCCGGCCGACGGGGCGCGGCATCTCGTCCGAGTAGAGGCGCAAGGCTACGCGACCCAGAAAGAGTTCGCGCAGTTCGGTGACGACGTCACGATGGAGTTCGATCTCGAGAAGAAGAGCGCGGCCACCGTGAGCTACAGACCGCGCCGGGCGTCGACCCAGCCAGCAGACGAGCTGCCCTACGAGCCGACTTCCGCGGCCACTGCTGACGACAGCGCAAAGGCTGCGACGACTGCAAAGCCAAAGCGTTCACTCAGCGGCAGCGATCCGTGGTCAGGTTCCTCGGCGCCTGCCGCCACGACCCCGACCGACGCTGCCACGAACAAGCCGAAGCGAACCCTCAGCAGCGATCCCTGGGCGAAGTAA
- a CDS encoding PEGA domain-containing protein produces MARSIAVALSLALATTSGSAFAQEAPSKAAVEEAKQRFQRGRELYEENDFQAALVELRRAYELAPTFRLLYDIGQVYYQLQDYPNALKTFTKFLQDGRSEISSQQRDEVQREIDKLKGRVGTLRITASRPGAEIAVDDVPIGKAPLAEPVLVRPGRRKVGATLSGFSPVTKTVEIAGLEALDVSLELAEPKGEGGVQAPEQSDASPGAPSQPSSGGGSALPTAMWITTGALAAATTVTGVLALTASSDQSTKLDTMGVSVQDLQSGGDKVKTFALATDILLGATVVAAAVSVYVTVTAAKKPETVRVGVGPGSLSVMGRF; encoded by the coding sequence ATGGCCCGTTCGATCGCTGTCGCTCTGTCCCTCGCTCTGGCGACGACGAGTGGCTCCGCCTTTGCTCAGGAGGCGCCCTCGAAGGCAGCCGTCGAGGAGGCCAAGCAGCGCTTCCAGCGCGGGCGCGAGCTGTACGAAGAGAACGATTTCCAGGCCGCGCTCGTCGAGCTGCGACGAGCCTACGAGCTCGCGCCGACGTTCCGCCTGCTCTACGACATCGGTCAGGTCTACTACCAGCTCCAGGACTATCCGAACGCTTTGAAGACGTTCACCAAGTTCTTGCAGGATGGCAGGAGCGAGATCTCTTCCCAGCAGCGAGACGAGGTGCAGCGTGAGATCGACAAACTCAAGGGGCGTGTCGGTACGCTGCGCATCACCGCAAGCCGCCCGGGCGCAGAGATCGCAGTTGACGATGTCCCCATCGGCAAGGCTCCGCTGGCAGAGCCAGTGCTGGTGAGGCCAGGGCGCAGGAAGGTCGGCGCAACGCTCTCGGGCTTCTCTCCGGTGACGAAGACAGTCGAGATCGCCGGGCTCGAGGCGCTCGACGTGAGCCTGGAGCTGGCGGAGCCGAAGGGAGAGGGTGGCGTTCAGGCGCCAGAGCAATCCGATGCGTCGCCAGGGGCGCCATCGCAGCCTTCGTCTGGTGGAGGCAGCGCCCTACCCACGGCGATGTGGATCACGACAGGTGCCCTCGCCGCGGCGACGACAGTGACGGGTGTCCTCGCTTTGACCGCCTCGAGCGATCAGTCGACCAAGCTCGATACGATGGGCGTGTCGGTACAGGATCTGCAGAGTGGAGGAGACAAGGTGAAGACCTTCGCGCTCGCCACCGACATCCTGCTCGGTGCAACCGTGGTGGCTGCAGCGGTCTCGGTCTACGTCACGGTCACGGCGGCCAAGAAGCCTGAAACGGTGCGTGTCGGGGTGGGTCCAGGCAGCCTCAGTGTGATGGGACGTTTCTGA